One genomic segment of Terriglobia bacterium includes these proteins:
- a CDS encoding arginine--tRNA ligase — MYHTIQQRVRERVAEFLKSEYGIERLELKLEIPPQVEFGELALPVAFDLAKRLKKAPRVIAQQLAEKIGPLDGIEKIVVAGGGYINLYLQRSDFFTLLIDARLDQLESHAALPHKVIVEHTNINPNKSAHIGHLRNAALGDSFVRLLRFLGRTVEVQNYIDNTGVQVADVVVGFEHIQNLSKDQVALLIDDPRLKFDFYCWDLYARVSHFYEEDPSRLSLRAEALHNIEQGGNPTSELADLVATAIVRAHIATMKRVNIQYDLMPRESDILHLKFWEKAFNLLKESGAIVFENEGKNRGCWVMKGAESAEKDNAGSTTEEFHDEDKVIVRSNGTVTYVGKDIAYQLWKFGLLGKDFYYRKFHTYEDGHVLWMSSSQPAPDRDCPPHFGGGGEVYNVIDVRQAYLQNIVALGLRALGFHEAADHSIHFDYEMVALSPHCCADLGIELSEEDRKRPYVEVSGRKGLGVKADQLIDQMIAKALLEVEKRHPALPPLEQEMIAKQIAIGGLRYFLLKYTLHSVIAFDFDEALSFEGETGPYIQYAVVRSRNIFRKYAEEKPDFSLEDLRVRMRSRPSGRFLEGAANDELWSLLLLASQLRTLSRQAVATHEPAGVAKYAFTLAQNFNNFYHKHRILPEPDAERKEFLLMVVDIVMRTLERSLDLLGIEVPERM; from the coding sequence GGAGTACGGAATTGAGCGCCTCGAGTTAAAGCTCGAAATTCCCCCGCAAGTCGAGTTCGGCGAGCTGGCCCTACCTGTCGCCTTCGATCTCGCCAAGCGCCTCAAAAAGGCCCCACGAGTCATCGCTCAACAGCTCGCCGAAAAAATTGGCCCGCTTGACGGCATCGAAAAAATTGTCGTTGCCGGAGGCGGATACATCAATCTTTACTTGCAGCGAAGCGACTTCTTCACTCTTCTCATCGATGCTAGACTGGATCAGCTGGAATCCCATGCCGCTCTTCCGCACAAGGTAATTGTCGAACACACCAATATTAATCCGAATAAGTCGGCGCACATCGGTCATCTTCGAAATGCCGCCCTGGGTGACAGCTTCGTCCGGCTGCTCCGGTTCCTGGGCCGGACCGTCGAGGTTCAGAATTATATCGACAATACGGGCGTTCAGGTGGCGGATGTCGTTGTGGGGTTTGAACACATCCAGAACCTTTCCAAAGACCAGGTCGCGTTGCTGATCGATGATCCCCGGTTAAAGTTCGACTTCTACTGTTGGGACCTTTACGCCCGGGTCTCACACTTTTATGAGGAAGATCCCTCCCGGCTTTCCCTTCGTGCCGAAGCTCTTCACAACATCGAACAAGGCGGGAATCCGACGTCTGAGCTCGCCGATCTCGTCGCGACTGCGATTGTTCGCGCCCACATCGCCACAATGAAGCGCGTGAACATCCAGTATGATCTCATGCCGCGAGAGAGCGACATCCTCCATTTGAAATTCTGGGAGAAGGCATTCAATCTTCTGAAAGAAAGCGGCGCCATTGTTTTCGAGAACGAGGGGAAAAACCGCGGCTGCTGGGTCATGAAGGGCGCTGAGTCAGCCGAAAAGGACAACGCCGGTTCGACGACTGAGGAATTCCACGATGAAGACAAAGTCATCGTCCGGTCCAATGGAACCGTCACCTACGTGGGGAAGGACATCGCCTACCAGCTCTGGAAGTTTGGATTGCTGGGGAAGGATTTCTACTATCGGAAATTTCATACCTATGAGGATGGTCATGTCCTCTGGATGTCGTCGTCTCAGCCGGCCCCGGACCGCGACTGCCCGCCGCACTTTGGTGGCGGGGGCGAAGTCTACAACGTCATCGACGTGCGCCAGGCGTACCTCCAGAACATCGTGGCGCTCGGGCTGCGTGCTCTCGGCTTCCACGAGGCGGCGGATCATTCCATCCACTTCGATTACGAGATGGTGGCGCTGTCACCCCATTGCTGTGCGGATCTGGGGATTGAGCTTTCCGAAGAGGACCGCAAGCGGCCTTATGTCGAAGTTTCGGGGCGGAAGGGGCTCGGCGTCAAAGCCGACCAGTTGATTGACCAGATGATTGCCAAGGCGCTCCTGGAGGTGGAAAAGCGCCATCCCGCCCTCCCCCCGCTGGAACAGGAGATGATCGCGAAACAAATTGCCATCGGGGGATTGAGGTACTTCCTCTTGAAGTACACCCTGCACTCCGTCATCGCGTTCGATTTTGACGAAGCGCTCAGCTTCGAAGGTGAAACGGGACCCTACATTCAATACGCCGTCGTTCGCTCCAGGAATATCTTTCGAAAGTATGCCGAAGAGAAACCTGATTTTTCTCTTGAGGACCTTCGCGTCCGGATGCGCAGCCGCCCCTCCGGAAGATTCCTGGAAGGAGCCGCGAACGATGAACTGTGGAGCCTGCTGTTGTTGGCATCGCAATTGAGGACGCTTTCCCGGCAGGCCGTCGCCACGCATGAGCCCGCAGGAGTGGCAAAGTACGCTTTCACGCTGGCTCAAAATTTCAATAATTTCTACCACAAACACCGTATCCTTCCCGAGCCCGACGCCGAGCGTAAGGAATTTCTCTTGATGGTTGTCGACATTGTCATGCGCACTCTGGAAAGATCACTCGATTTGCTTGGCATTGAAGTTCCGGAAAGGATGTAG
- a CDS encoding patatin-like phospholipase family protein, whose translation MRTALILSGGGAKSAYEAGVLKALEDNNVRVDLVIGTSAGALNAVFYAVGETERLYNGQGTGLWQRISKKAILRDGLLSTFYSRVVSWKLAWLGIAVSLLNLVFFALGFSVVFLTGYYVSVKNQGISKAMGRLGSNLLAGIFYGSVLLAVMMVLEYLFVGRVALTVYHWLKIKLGIVPVNDESLNNLRVTARHIPRLTKKILTRWLKLPWDVLDSDRLVESIHQVDAPAYFSARPLEEMLRGEIHRVLSDQNLTASQTNSTEIGLTFTTWLHSKVEGNDPRFRELMITATDLNAKTECLFLALRDQYREQLVTQRLRRYDLNKGDLFVHSQGIDHCGPDYIDLLYEENGCLLLDALLASTSIIGVFPARKIKMPAKGYWRSLEPPHTFVDGGFGNNTPIRDAIEAGATHLIVVQVEPKNVVEPLNNPEELNATLPCLMRTVETVLDTTVDDDYRYYELWNKYVPRDQRIKMSIVQPRSSLCIATLDFDGGISANGNKVPLSAACARGYSDALKQFIYTDWPQWKEESQNESSKQVI comes from the coding sequence ATGCGAACAGCCTTGATTCTCAGCGGTGGAGGGGCCAAGTCAGCCTACGAGGCAGGCGTCCTGAAAGCCCTTGAGGATAACAATGTGCGTGTGGATCTGGTCATCGGAACGTCTGCCGGGGCGTTGAATGCCGTCTTCTATGCCGTGGGCGAGACCGAACGGCTCTATAACGGGCAAGGGACCGGACTCTGGCAACGCATCAGCAAGAAGGCCATCCTCCGCGACGGGCTTCTCTCCACTTTTTATTCTCGAGTCGTGAGCTGGAAGCTTGCCTGGCTGGGCATCGCGGTCTCTCTCTTGAACCTGGTTTTCTTTGCGTTGGGGTTCTCCGTGGTCTTTCTTACCGGGTATTATGTCAGCGTCAAGAATCAAGGGATTTCGAAGGCGATGGGAAGGTTGGGAAGTAACCTCCTGGCGGGGATCTTCTATGGATCCGTGTTGCTCGCCGTGATGATGGTCCTCGAATACCTTTTCGTTGGCAGGGTCGCCCTCACGGTTTACCACTGGTTGAAGATCAAGTTGGGGATCGTCCCCGTCAATGACGAATCTCTGAACAATCTTCGAGTCACCGCCCGACATATCCCGCGGCTTACCAAGAAGATTTTGACTCGCTGGCTGAAGCTGCCGTGGGATGTGCTGGACTCCGACCGGCTTGTGGAGAGCATCCATCAAGTGGACGCGCCGGCGTATTTTTCTGCGCGCCCGCTCGAGGAAATGTTGCGCGGAGAGATCCACAGGGTCCTGTCAGACCAGAACCTGACCGCCTCGCAGACAAACTCTACAGAAATTGGACTCACCTTCACCACGTGGCTGCATTCCAAAGTGGAAGGGAACGATCCGCGGTTTCGGGAATTGATGATCACAGCAACCGATCTGAACGCCAAGACGGAGTGTCTTTTCCTGGCGCTCCGCGACCAATATCGCGAACAACTCGTGACCCAACGGCTGAGAAGATACGACCTCAACAAGGGCGACCTTTTTGTCCATTCCCAGGGGATCGATCACTGCGGTCCAGATTACATCGACTTGCTGTACGAGGAGAATGGTTGCTTGCTCCTCGATGCGTTGTTAGCTTCGACTTCCATCATTGGGGTCTTTCCGGCCCGAAAAATCAAGATGCCCGCCAAAGGATACTGGCGTTCCCTCGAGCCCCCTCATACCTTTGTGGATGGTGGATTTGGCAATAATACCCCCATTCGTGACGCCATCGAAGCCGGCGCGACGCACCTCATCGTAGTCCAGGTGGAACCGAAGAACGTGGTCGAACCGCTCAATAATCCGGAGGAACTCAATGCCACCTTGCCTTGCCTGATGAGGACGGTGGAGACGGTTCTCGATACAACCGTGGATGATGACTACCGGTACTATGAACTTTGGAACAAGTATGTCCCCAGGGACCAGCGCATCAAGATGTCCATCGTGCAGCCCCGGTCTTCATTGTGTATTGCGACCCTGGACTTCGATGGCGGGATTTCGGCCAACGGCAACAAAGTACCTCTCAGCGCCGCCTGTGCACGTGGCTATTCGGATGCCCTGAAGCAGTTTATCTATACCGACTGGCCCCAATGGAAGGAAGAGTCTCAAAACGAATCTTCCAAACAGGTAATTTGA
- a CDS encoding C40 family peptidase: MKKRIVLALCVSFFAPLLAAGQSPGPVMVAVVLARNPQVDTSQATKAEKNPLLFRVVQEGDTLFSISQANNISVQALRRINHLQSNRLRLGQRLLIASPGNTANWNEAKSKREPKERRSAQELLAGVRDAATTRELDPGNSPEIALRSSEALMNDPPSGDVAEAELSVPNQLVQAGLDFLGVPYRWRGMSERRGVDCSGLVKTLFDRFQIELPHSAREQYKLGEKVARAELAVGDLVFFSTRGRIPTHVGIYIGDNRFIHAARKAGQVIISNLSQSWYQRNFVGARRIAGLWRDEQKPPEAKGN, translated from the coding sequence ATGAAAAAACGTATTGTACTTGCACTGTGCGTTTCCTTCTTCGCCCCTCTGCTTGCGGCTGGACAATCGCCGGGTCCTGTCATGGTTGCCGTCGTTCTAGCCAGAAATCCCCAGGTGGACACGTCCCAGGCCACGAAGGCCGAGAAGAACCCGCTCTTGTTCCGGGTGGTACAGGAGGGGGATACGCTCTTCAGTATTTCTCAGGCGAACAACATCAGTGTTCAAGCGCTGAGGCGCATTAATCACCTTCAAAGCAACCGCCTGAGACTCGGGCAGCGCCTCTTGATCGCTTCGCCGGGAAACACTGCAAATTGGAACGAGGCGAAATCGAAACGAGAGCCGAAAGAGAGGAGAAGCGCTCAAGAGCTTTTGGCGGGCGTGCGTGACGCGGCGACCACGAGGGAATTAGATCCGGGCAATTCTCCGGAAATAGCCCTTCGCTCCTCCGAGGCTTTAATGAATGATCCGCCCTCGGGAGACGTGGCAGAGGCGGAACTTTCGGTTCCCAACCAACTGGTCCAAGCCGGCCTGGACTTTCTCGGTGTTCCATATCGGTGGCGGGGAATGTCGGAGCGCCGCGGCGTTGATTGCTCCGGCCTCGTAAAGACCCTGTTTGATAGGTTTCAAATCGAACTGCCTCATTCGGCTCGGGAGCAATACAAACTGGGCGAAAAGGTGGCGAGGGCCGAGTTGGCCGTAGGGGACTTGGTTTTCTTCTCGACGCGGGGCAGGATTCCCACACATGTGGGCATCTATATTGGTGACAACCGGTTCATTCACGCGGCGCGGAAGGCGGGGCAGGTCATCATCAGCAATCTCAGCCAGAGTTGGTATCAGCGGAATTTTGTGGGCGCCCGGCGGATTGCGGGCCTTTGGAGAGATGAACAAAAGCCGCCCGAGGCCAAGGGAAACTGA